A genomic window from Calditrichota bacterium includes:
- a CDS encoding radical SAM protein, translating into MLKVNEIFFSIQGESTFAGLPFVFVRLSRCNLRCQYCDTPYAYDEGREMFLSEIIERVEQFPCDFVEITGGEPLLQAEVFELAARLVSAGKIVLVETNGTLDITPLRPPIIRIVDVKCPGSGEGESFLLTNLRDLRPSDNVKFVLSDKADFDWAVNFVKKNDLTGKCPLLFSPVFGKLNYSQLAEWIKSSGLPIQLQIQLHKIIWDEGKRGV; encoded by the coding sequence ATGCTCAAAGTAAACGAAATATTCTTCAGCATCCAGGGCGAATCTACTTTTGCCGGCCTGCCTTTTGTATTTGTCCGCTTGAGCAGGTGCAATTTGCGCTGCCAATATTGCGATACCCCTTATGCCTACGATGAAGGAAGGGAAATGTTTCTCTCCGAAATCATCGAGCGCGTCGAACAATTCCCCTGCGATTTTGTGGAAATCACCGGCGGCGAGCCGCTGTTACAGGCGGAAGTATTTGAGTTGGCAGCGCGACTTGTTTCAGCCGGGAAGATCGTTCTTGTTGAAACAAACGGAACTCTGGATATCACGCCGCTCAGGCCGCCGATTATCCGCATCGTCGATGTGAAATGCCCCGGCAGCGGCGAAGGCGAAAGTTTTTTGCTGACAAATTTGCGGGACTTACGTCCTTCTGACAATGTCAAATTTGTGTTATCCGATAAAGCGGATTTTGATTGGGCAGTGAATTTTGTGAAGAAAAATGATTTGACGGGAAAATGTCCGCTATTATTTTCTCCGGTATTTGGGAAATTGAATTATTCGCAGTTGGCGGAATGGATAAAATCAAGCGGGCTTCCCATTCAGTTGCAAATTCAATTGCACAAGATTATTTGGGATGAGGGAAAACGAGGAGTGTGA
- the queD gene encoding 6-carboxytetrahydropterin synthase QueD — translation MFKISAKTSFAAAHRLREYEGACENLHGHNWRIKATIGSEKLDELGMVYDFKNLKKNLQEIIDLFDHQFVNQIPPFDKELNPTSENLAKFIFKLLGKKLPEPIRMISVEVGESDNYTAIYEE, via the coding sequence ATGTTCAAAATAAGCGCAAAAACATCTTTTGCCGCAGCCCATCGCCTCAGAGAATACGAAGGCGCGTGTGAAAATTTGCATGGCCACAATTGGCGAATAAAGGCAACCATTGGCAGCGAAAAATTGGACGAGCTCGGTATGGTTTATGATTTCAAGAACTTGAAAAAAAATCTCCAGGAAATCATTGATCTCTTTGACCATCAGTTTGTCAATCAAATCCCGCCGTTCGACAAAGAATTGAATCCGACTTCGGAAAATTTGGCCAAATTCATTTTCAAACTGCTCGGCAAAAAATTGCCCGAACCGATCCGCATGATTTCTGTAGAGGTGGGCGAATCAGATAATTATACGGCTATTTACGAGGAGTGA
- a CDS encoding N-6 DNA methylase, with product MPLFQKSVLNKYLKTLDSAEVENAFRRFKAFYGNPTRLENIRLLKEENYQEGFLREIFVQVLGYTINPDENYNLTTEFKNATDAKKADGAILDDGAAIGVIELKSTKTTSLESITEQAFNYKNHQPNCRYIITSNFEKIRFYIDNATDFEEFNLFTLSADDFRILYLILSKDSIVNEIPLKLKKESVLHEENISKQLYQDYSNFKRKIYENLVKNNPQYDKLTLFKKSQKLLDRLLFIFFGEDSGLVPPNAISKIIDQWKTLCELDEPATLYSRFIKFFHHLDVGHNYKTFEIPAYNGGLFRSDEMLNNLAIDDAALADDCLKLSAYDFQTEIDVNILGHIFENSLNEIEELTAELEGKPVDKKKTKRKREGVYYTPKYITKYIVENTVGELCHQKKKELNLDEIDMSVMQNSRTKQGKLTRKASELLGRLKSYAEYLLSLKILDPACGSGAFLNQALEFLIEEHQFVDDYRRQLEKDSLGLFDIKKSILENNIYGVDINEESVEIAKLSLWLRTAERGRKLSDLSNNIKCGNSLIDDPQVAGEKAFKWEDEFPEIMANGGFDVVIGNPPYGAYLNNHEKKFYQICYSTFQGNFEIYYFFIEKSLTLLGSEGLFGFITPDTWIKIPQAQKLREFVLLKFGIEKIVSVNFSVFQDASVNALISIISQNNNVAYCRVNVLYSENVFSNLNNPGSSYRCNIERWKNSTDKQFQIFQTEKELSIIDKMNSDSIRGANLLDVSQGIVPYSKENLTEGEIKNRIFHSNKKEDESFGLWVQGRAISRYYINIKNPEYLKYGSWLHRSRKKKYFQGERILVQEITGGNPARISATIFDQELYHDPGIISCLNISQCSTKYLLAIINSKLISWYNRINSPKGKRVTFPKILIGDIRKLPFRIPDNQEKFTKNADNLLELNKLFHEKISSFLIRLKDNIEGFKIKNNFRTFYSWDFRTFLSELKKQKISFTLKQQDEWQEYFESYKSKINSLQSKIKQIDNQIDQMVYELYDLTEEEIQIVEKSF from the coding sequence ATGCCATTATTTCAAAAATCAGTCCTCAACAAGTATTTGAAAACGCTGGATTCCGCAGAAGTCGAGAACGCATTCCGGAGATTCAAAGCATTTTACGGCAATCCGACGCGGCTGGAAAACATCCGGCTGCTCAAAGAAGAAAATTACCAGGAAGGTTTTTTGCGGGAAATTTTCGTTCAGGTTTTGGGCTACACCATCAATCCCGATGAAAATTACAATTTGACCACGGAATTCAAAAATGCAACCGATGCTAAAAAAGCCGATGGCGCTATTTTGGACGACGGCGCGGCTATCGGCGTCATTGAATTAAAATCCACCAAAACCACTTCGCTGGAATCAATCACCGAGCAGGCTTTCAATTACAAAAATCACCAGCCGAATTGCCGCTACATCATTACGTCCAATTTCGAAAAAATCCGTTTTTATATCGACAATGCCACCGATTTTGAAGAATTCAATCTATTTACGCTGTCCGCGGATGATTTTCGCATCCTGTATTTGATTTTGAGCAAAGACAGTATTGTTAACGAAATCCCGCTGAAGCTGAAAAAAGAATCCGTGCTGCACGAAGAAAATATTTCCAAACAGCTTTACCAGGATTATTCTAATTTCAAGCGCAAAATATATGAAAATCTGGTCAAAAATAATCCGCAGTACGACAAACTCACGCTGTTCAAAAAATCGCAAAAGCTGCTGGATCGCTTGCTGTTTATTTTCTTTGGCGAGGACAGTGGCTTGGTGCCGCCGAATGCCATTTCTAAAATTATTGATCAATGGAAAACTTTGTGTGAACTGGACGAGCCCGCCACGCTGTACAGCAGATTTATCAAGTTTTTTCATCATCTTGACGTGGGCCACAACTACAAAACATTTGAGATTCCCGCATACAATGGCGGTCTTTTTCGCAGCGATGAAATGCTGAATAATTTGGCCATTGACGACGCCGCTTTGGCGGATGATTGCCTGAAGCTTTCCGCGTACGATTTCCAGACCGAAATCGACGTTAACATTTTGGGTCACATCTTTGAAAATAGTCTGAACGAAATTGAAGAATTGACCGCCGAATTGGAAGGCAAACCAGTCGATAAAAAGAAAACCAAGCGCAAAAGAGAAGGCGTTTATTACACGCCCAAATACATTACCAAATATATTGTGGAAAATACCGTCGGCGAATTGTGCCATCAGAAAAAGAAAGAACTGAATTTAGACGAGATTGATATGTCCGTCATGCAGAACAGCAGGACAAAACAGGGAAAACTCACGCGCAAAGCATCCGAGCTACTCGGACGCCTGAAATCTTATGCGGAATATTTACTTTCTTTGAAAATTTTGGATCCCGCCTGCGGCAGCGGCGCTTTTCTGAATCAGGCGCTGGAATTTTTAATTGAAGAACATCAGTTTGTGGACGACTACCGCCGCCAGTTGGAAAAAGACAGTCTGGGACTTTTTGACATCAAAAAATCTATTTTGGAAAATAATATTTACGGCGTGGATATCAACGAAGAATCGGTGGAAATCGCCAAACTTTCTCTGTGGCTGCGCACCGCGGAGCGCGGCAGAAAGCTGTCTGATTTGAGCAATAATATTAAATGCGGCAATTCTTTGATTGACGATCCGCAGGTTGCTGGCGAAAAAGCGTTTAAATGGGAAGATGAATTTCCGGAAATTATGGCGAATGGCGGGTTTGATGTGGTGATTGGGAATCCGCCGTACGGTGCTTATCTCAATAATCATGAGAAGAAATTTTACCAAATTTGTTATAGTACTTTTCAAGGTAACTTCGAGATATACTACTTCTTTATTGAAAAGAGTTTAACTTTATTAGGTTCAGAAGGATTGTTTGGTTTTATTACACCAGATACTTGGATTAAAATACCACAAGCACAAAAATTAAGAGAATTCGTCTTGCTAAAATTTGGTATTGAAAAAATTGTAAGTGTTAATTTTTCTGTTTTTCAAGATGCAAGTGTAAATGCATTAATTTCTATAATATCTCAAAATAATAATGTTGCTTATTGTAGAGTTAACGTACTTTATTCGGAGAATGTATTTTCAAACCTAAACAATCCAGGTTCCTCTTACAGGTGCAATATTGAGAGGTGGAAGAATTCAACTGATAAACAATTTCAAATTTTTCAAACAGAAAAAGAATTAAGTATTATTGATAAAATGAATTCAGATTCTATTCGCGGAGCTAATTTGCTCGATGTCAGCCAAGGGATTGTTCCCTATTCAAAAGAAAATTTGACTGAAGGCGAAATAAAAAATAGAATTTTTCATTCTAATAAAAAAGAGGATGAATCATTTGGTTTGTGGGTGCAGGGCCGCGCGATATCAAGATATTACATAAATATCAAGAATCCAGAATATTTGAAGTATGGTAGCTGGTTACATAGGTCAAGAAAGAAAAAATATTTTCAAGGCGAACGAATATTAGTCCAAGAAATCACTGGGGGAAACCCGGCAAGAATCTCTGCAACAATATTTGATCAAGAGTTATACCACGACCCTGGTATCATTTCATGCCTAAATATTTCACAATGCAGTACAAAATATTTACTTGCAATAATAAATTCTAAACTTATTTCTTGGTATAATAGGATAAATTCACCAAAAGGGAAACGAGTTACTTTCCCAAAGATATTAATCGGTGATATCCGCAAATTACCCTTTCGTATTCCTGATAATCAAGAAAAATTTACTAAAAATGCTGATAACTTATTGGAATTAAATAAACTTTTTCATGAAAAAATAAGTTCTTTTCTTATTCGATTAAAGGATAATATTGAAGGCTTTAAAATTAAAAATAACTTTAGAACTTTCTATTCTTGGGATTTTAGAACTTTTTTATCTGAATTAAAAAAGCAAAAAATCTCTTTTACATTAAAACAGCAAGATGAATGGCAAGAATATTTTGAGTCGTATAAATCGAAAATAAATTCGTTGCAAAGCAAAATAAAGCAAATTGACAATCAAATCGACCAAATGGTCTACGAGCTCTATGATTTAACGGAAGAAGAAATACAAATTGTAGAAAAAAGCTTTTAG
- the queC gene encoding 7-cyano-7-deazaguanine synthase QueC codes for MNKKAVVLLSGGLDSATALAMAREQGFEIYAISFRYGQRHEVELEAAKKVARHLGAQKHLIVDVNLSAIGGSALTDNIDVPKNRDEKAMGADIPITYVPARNTVFLSIALGWAEVLGAQDIFIGANVVDYSGYPDCRPEFIAAFERMANLGTRAGAEGKPFQIHAPLSKLSKAEIIRAGVKLGVDYSLTLSCYDPTPDGLSCGECDSCRLRKKGFAEAGVKDPTQYKRNFYHKFEA; via the coding sequence ATGAATAAAAAAGCAGTCGTGCTGTTAAGCGGAGGCCTCGATTCGGCGACGGCGCTGGCAATGGCTCGGGAGCAGGGGTTTGAAATTTACGCTATCAGTTTCCGCTACGGTCAGCGACATGAAGTGGAATTAGAAGCTGCGAAAAAAGTAGCGCGACATCTCGGCGCTCAAAAACACCTCATTGTCGATGTCAATTTATCCGCCATCGGCGGCTCGGCGCTGACGGACAATATTGATGTTCCCAAAAACAGAGACGAAAAAGCGATGGGAGCTGACATTCCCATTACGTACGTTCCGGCGAGAAATACCGTTTTTTTGTCCATTGCGCTTGGCTGGGCCGAAGTCTTGGGAGCGCAGGACATTTTTATCGGCGCCAATGTTGTCGACTATTCCGGCTATCCGGATTGTCGGCCTGAATTTATCGCCGCCTTTGAACGAATGGCAAATTTGGGCACGCGCGCCGGAGCCGAGGGAAAGCCGTTTCAAATTCACGCGCCTTTGAGCAAATTGTCCAAAGCGGAAATTATTCGCGCCGGCGTGAAATTGGGCGTGGATTACTCGCTGACTTTGAGTTGCTACGATCCCACGCCGGACGGTCTTTCTTGCGGCGAGTGCGATAGTTGCCGGTTGCGCAAAAAAGGCTTTGCCGAAGCGGGAGTGAAAGACCCGACGCAATACAAAAGAAATTTTTATCACAAATTCGAAGCCTGA